The genomic region GTTCATTTGAGTACTCAGAAAACAGTGGATAGAAAAAGGAGCATTTTTACATCAAGTCTTTGCTGGGTAAGAGTTTGACGTGAGTACACAAATACAGATCTGAACGAAAAAAATACCAGAGCCGGCACGTGAAAATACTAGTACCCCTACTATCAAAAAAATATACTTTCCATAGCTAACAAGAGTTTCAGGACTTGAGTACAGTGCTAATCATGTAATAAATCCTATCGGCTCATGAGGCATAGTCCGGGATAGGGCGGTTGCTATAACTCTTTCAACGCCAAGCACCGCAGCATGAAGCGAGAAACGATTCAACTTCAACAGATGACAAGGTGACTCCTGGCTTAGTTCAAGCCTTCTTACCTAGACCTAGATCCATCTTGTTGAGCTCTAACCCCACTACATCCTCAAACCCATGACGCCACCGCCCTCTACTGCCCTGACCTCTGCGCCCCTCGCGACGCCCGATCTGGACATTACCCTAACTAAGACAAAGACTCTAGTTAACTCTGCCGGTGGCTGTGGTTGTAGCAGCAACACCGATATCGATGAACTCAGCGAAAGCATGAGAGCCCGTATCGAAAAGCATCCTTGTTATAGCGAAGACGCCCATCATCATTACGCACGTATGCATGTAGCTGTTGCTCCAGCTTGCAACATTCAGTGTAACTACTGCAACCGTAAATATGACTGTGCTAACGAAAGCCGTCCTGGGGTGGTGAGTGAATTACTGACTCCTGAAGAAGCCGCTCATAAGGTTCTAGTGGTAGCAGGTAAGATTCCCCAAATGACGGTGTTGGGCATCGCTGGTCCAGGTGATCCGTTGGCAAACCCTGAGCAAACCTTCCGCACCTTTGAACTGATTGCTGACCAAGCACCTGATATCAAGCTTTGTCTCTCTACCAATGGCCTGATGCTACCGGACTACGTGGATCGGATCAAAGCTTTGAATGTTGATCATGTTACCATCACGATTAATATGATCGATCCTGAAATTGGCGCTATGATTTATCCCTGGGTACATTATCGCCGGAAGCGCTACCGTGGTATTGAAGGAGTTAAAATTCTCCATGAACGCCAGATGGAAGGACTGCAGGCTCTTAAAGAAGCTGACATCCTTTGCAAGGTTAATTCCGTTATGATTCCTGGCATCAATGACCATCATCTACCAGAGGTCAACCAAGCTATTCGGGAACGGGGCGCGTTTCTGCATAATATTATGCCTCTTATCTCTGCTCCAGAACATGGTACTTATTTTGGACTCAATGGTCAGCGTGGTCCTAGCCCTCAAGAGCTGAAGCAGGTACAAGATAACTGTGCAGGTAACCTAAAGCTGATGCGCCACTGTCGCCAGTGTCGAGCTGATGCTGTTGGCCTCCTAGGCGAAGATCGCAGCCAGGAATTTACGAAGCAAAAGTTCATGGAAATGCCTGTGGATTATAGTGTTGCCCAGCGTCAGGCTGTTCACATTGGCATCGAGCAGGCGAAGGCGGCGGTGGCGGCAAAACGTCAGGCAGCCGTTAGACCTCCCATCGCAACAGCGCAGCCTTCTCCCAAGGTGCTAGTAGCGATCGCCACTAAGGGAGGCGGCCTGGTGAACCAACATTTTGGTCACGCTAAGGAGTTCATGATTTACGAAGTTGACGCAACTGCCGCCAAATTTGTCAGCCACCGTAAGGTAGCCGATTACTGCCAGGGT from Leptolyngbya sp. CCY15150 harbors:
- the nifB gene encoding nitrogenase cofactor biosynthesis protein NifB, whose product is MTPPPSTALTSAPLATPDLDITLTKTKTLVNSAGGCGCSSNTDIDELSESMRARIEKHPCYSEDAHHHYARMHVAVAPACNIQCNYCNRKYDCANESRPGVVSELLTPEEAAHKVLVVAGKIPQMTVLGIAGPGDPLANPEQTFRTFELIADQAPDIKLCLSTNGLMLPDYVDRIKALNVDHVTITINMIDPEIGAMIYPWVHYRRKRYRGIEGVKILHERQMEGLQALKEADILCKVNSVMIPGINDHHLPEVNQAIRERGAFLHNIMPLISAPEHGTYFGLNGQRGPSPQELKQVQDNCAGNLKLMRHCRQCRADAVGLLGEDRSQEFTKQKFMEMPVDYSVAQRQAVHIGIEQAKAAVAAKRQAAVRPPIATAQPSPKVLVAIATKGGGLVNQHFGHAKEFMIYEVDATAAKFVSHRKVADYCQGGYGEEAMLNGIITTISDCQAVFASKVGPCPQRELEKAGLVVVEAYDVIESVARQFYDEHVLTRQSATF